Proteins encoded in a region of the Streptomyces sp. NBC_01471 genome:
- a CDS encoding aminotransferase class IV family protein, protein MVTLDGNPVSADQLLPLALTGLGHFTSMRVGDDGTIRGLSLHMERLVRDCKTVWGADLDTGRVRTYVQQSLGERNFPCTVRVTIYDPKVEMGHPARADQPEILVSVRDAGAMPPEPLRAMSVTFERDLPEVKHVGLFGALHARRTAQLAGYGDALFVGHDGFVSEGGTWNAGFIDQDGTVVWPQAPVLPGVTMALLQQHAEHRVATVTLEQARAVAAAFATNTSIGVRPLSAIDATELPTEHPLLSRLQETYLSIPGETL, encoded by the coding sequence ATGGTGACACTCGATGGAAACCCTGTATCCGCAGACCAGTTGCTCCCCCTGGCCTTGACCGGCCTCGGCCACTTCACATCCATGCGTGTGGGCGACGACGGCACGATCCGCGGGCTGTCGCTGCACATGGAACGCCTCGTGAGGGACTGCAAGACCGTGTGGGGTGCCGACCTGGACACCGGGCGCGTGCGCACCTACGTGCAGCAGAGCCTGGGAGAGCGGAACTTCCCGTGTACCGTCCGCGTCACGATCTATGACCCCAAGGTCGAGATGGGGCACCCTGCGCGCGCTGATCAGCCGGAGATCCTGGTATCCGTGCGCGATGCCGGCGCGATGCCCCCGGAACCGCTGCGTGCCATGAGCGTGACGTTCGAGCGGGACCTGCCCGAGGTCAAGCATGTCGGTCTCTTCGGGGCTCTGCATGCCCGCCGCACAGCCCAACTCGCTGGATACGGCGACGCCCTCTTCGTTGGCCATGACGGGTTCGTGTCGGAGGGTGGCACGTGGAACGCGGGCTTCATCGACCAGGACGGCACGGTCGTGTGGCCGCAGGCTCCCGTGCTTCCCGGCGTCACCATGGCTCTGCTCCAGCAGCACGCCGAGCACAGGGTGGCCACTGTCACGCTGGAGCAGGCGAGGGCCGTGGCAGCCGCGTTCGCGACGAACACGAGTATCGGCGTCCGGCCGCTGTCCGCGATCGATGCGACCGAACTCCCCACCGAACACCCGCTCTTGAGCCGACTTCAAGAGACTTACCTCTCGATCCCCGGCGAGACCCTGTAG
- a CDS encoding formylglycine-generating enzyme family protein, with protein MRKPGKAFAELVGVNPRQIPRWEGRGETLELSLTNQAALDTVLSEAPRDIQQRFAALITERAAVENDERAEELLRRDSRTSRRPVDGMLMTLVEEGIYLSGADNRSVWLDSFLIDIYPTTNEDYEKFVRLTRHRPPQHWPSGRCPTDLSHHPVVWVTWLDVNAYARWSGKALPTARQWEKAARGTKGRIYPWGNEPTAAKANISETGMDDTTPVSRYQSGASPYGVFDMCGNTWEWCSTEETPGSGRYELKGSAFTSPFERAAPSLQNAANSSMQDNDTGFRCVSRP; from the coding sequence ATGCGTAAGCCCGGCAAAGCGTTCGCCGAGCTGGTCGGGGTGAACCCGCGCCAGATTCCCAGGTGGGAAGGCCGTGGCGAGACCCTGGAACTCAGCCTCACCAATCAAGCGGCCCTCGATACCGTCCTCTCCGAGGCCCCCCGCGACATACAACAACGGTTCGCAGCGCTCATCACCGAGCGGGCCGCCGTCGAGAACGACGAGCGCGCAGAGGAACTGCTGCGCCGCGACTCCCGCACGAGCCGGCGCCCCGTCGACGGGATGCTGATGACGCTTGTCGAGGAGGGCATCTACCTGTCCGGTGCGGACAACCGCTCGGTCTGGCTGGACAGCTTCCTCATCGACATCTACCCGACGACGAACGAGGACTACGAGAAGTTCGTGCGGCTCACCAGGCACCGGCCGCCGCAGCACTGGCCCAGCGGCCGGTGTCCCACCGATCTGTCTCACCATCCGGTGGTGTGGGTGACCTGGCTCGACGTCAACGCGTACGCCCGCTGGTCCGGAAAGGCTCTGCCCACAGCCCGACAGTGGGAGAAGGCCGCCCGCGGCACGAAGGGCCGCATCTATCCTTGGGGCAACGAGCCTACGGCCGCCAAGGCGAACATCTCCGAGACTGGAATGGACGACACGACGCCTGTCTCCCGGTACCAGTCCGGTGCCAGCCCCTACGGCGTTTTCGACATGTGCGGCAACACGTGGGAGTGGTGCTCCACCGAGGAGACCCCCGGTAGCGGCCGGTATGAGCTGAAGGGGTCGGCCTTCACGAGCCCATTCGAGAGAGCGGCCCCCTCGTTGCAGAACGCGGCGAACAGCTCGATGCAGGACAATGACACCGGATTCCGCTGCGTCAGTCGGCCCTGA
- a CDS encoding GNAT family N-acetyltransferase, producing MTTAAAIELRTFTELDAVRGDLLDVYAEVRAPLLHLPNYAVTAFGERLDRHSTEPGFAAVLAYADDQPVGYSYGNRIESGDRYWQRTNPALDEKYTVHPAVALKEIGVRPVWRGTGTARQIHDTFLASRDEQYVTLMVNEAAGDGKVHALYRSWGYEGVGHSQPSPASPRLTVMIRRTR from the coding sequence ATGACCACAGCAGCCGCCATCGAACTGCGCACTTTCACCGAACTAGACGCTGTCCGCGGGGATCTGCTCGATGTGTATGCCGAAGTGCGAGCCCCGCTGCTGCACCTGCCGAACTACGCAGTCACCGCGTTCGGCGAGCGCCTGGACAGGCATAGCACCGAACCGGGATTCGCCGCAGTGCTGGCCTACGCAGATGACCAGCCGGTGGGGTACTCCTACGGCAACAGGATCGAGAGCGGCGATAGGTACTGGCAGCGCACCAACCCGGCATTGGATGAGAAGTACACGGTGCACCCTGCCGTGGCTCTGAAGGAGATCGGCGTTCGTCCCGTATGGCGTGGGACAGGAACTGCACGGCAGATTCACGACACGTTCCTCGCCAGCCGAGATGAGCAGTACGTGACTCTCATGGTCAATGAGGCAGCCGGAGACGGAAAGGTCCACGCGCTGTACCGGTCTTGGGGCTACGAGGGAGTAGGGCACAGCCAGCCTTCACCTGCGTCGCCTCGCCTGACGGTGATGATCCGCCGTACCCGGTGA
- the amcB gene encoding cyclophane-forming radical SAM peptide maturase AmcB, with the protein MTLAAAALRELRAELAETPPVLLMQPTTLCNLDCSYCYLPERKVSRRMSPEVVRAVADGVRGWSRRHPVTVVWHGGEPLAVGPAYFRSLVEPFSPGEAYPVTHAVQTNAALIDEAWCELFATVPVRVAVSVDGPGDANAARVDWAGQPTLDRVISGIETLRRAGIPFNVIAVVADTSPGAATALYRFACELGCDGLGVNLAEKKGMFEGVPESYGDATAFWQELSACWQADPRIRVRELDHAYTYIREELAGAGTRRADRPVVPLPMVTWDGDYLPLGAELAGFRSPQHGSFTAGNVLQTPLATLAAHAHEVPWVAEALAGVANCRRACSYFTYCRGGQPANKYFETGRLDATETTFCHTSKINLLEGILRHAEHQHP; encoded by the coding sequence ATGACGCTCGCGGCGGCAGCACTGCGGGAGTTACGGGCGGAGCTGGCCGAGACGCCGCCGGTGCTGCTGATGCAGCCGACGACACTATGCAACCTCGACTGCTCCTACTGCTACCTCCCGGAGCGCAAGGTGTCCCGGCGTATGAGCCCGGAGGTCGTCCGGGCAGTCGCCGATGGCGTCCGGGGGTGGTCCCGGCGGCACCCGGTGACCGTGGTGTGGCACGGCGGTGAGCCGCTGGCCGTGGGCCCGGCGTATTTCCGCTCCTTGGTGGAACCGTTCAGTCCGGGCGAGGCGTACCCGGTGACGCACGCGGTGCAGACCAACGCCGCCCTCATCGACGAGGCGTGGTGCGAGCTGTTCGCGACCGTGCCGGTGCGGGTGGCGGTGAGCGTGGACGGCCCCGGGGATGCGAACGCCGCACGGGTGGACTGGGCGGGCCAGCCGACCCTGGACCGGGTGATCAGCGGCATCGAGACACTTCGCCGTGCCGGGATCCCCTTCAATGTCATCGCAGTGGTGGCCGACACGTCCCCGGGCGCGGCCACCGCTCTGTACCGCTTCGCCTGCGAGCTGGGCTGCGACGGCCTGGGCGTCAACCTCGCCGAGAAGAAGGGTATGTTCGAAGGCGTGCCCGAGTCGTACGGGGACGCAACCGCGTTCTGGCAGGAACTGTCGGCCTGCTGGCAGGCCGATCCCCGTATTCGGGTGCGGGAACTCGACCACGCCTACACCTACATCCGCGAGGAACTGGCCGGCGCCGGCACTCGGCGCGCCGACCGGCCGGTAGTCCCGCTGCCCATGGTGACCTGGGACGGCGACTACCTTCCCCTGGGCGCGGAGCTAGCCGGCTTCCGCTCGCCCCAGCACGGCTCGTTCACTGCAGGGAACGTCCTCCAGACCCCGCTGGCCACCCTGGCTGCCCACGCACATGAAGTGCCCTGGGTCGCCGAAGCCCTGGCTGGCGTCGCCAACTGCCGCCGAGCCTGCTCCTACTTCACCTACTGCCGCGGAGGTCAGCCCGCGAACAAGTACTTCGAGACGGGCCGCCTGGACGCCACTGAGACCACCTTCTGCCACACCAGCAAAATCAACCTATTGGAAGGAATCCTGCGCCATGCCGAGCACCAACACCCCTGA
- a CDS encoding VOC family protein, with amino-acid sequence MTIRRIMPNVITQDIEESRSFYSDFLGMDVRMDEPGFLMLASPGNPTAQMTLVSPAADSWDPHTAHSTLAVEVEDVDAAYAAAERQGYQVVYPLTTEPWGIRRFFVQAPDGSVINVHSHV; translated from the coding sequence ATGACGATCCGTCGCATCATGCCCAACGTCATCACCCAGGACATCGAAGAGAGCCGAAGCTTCTACAGCGATTTCCTGGGCATGGACGTGCGCATGGACGAGCCCGGCTTCTTGATGTTGGCCTCGCCCGGTAACCCGACGGCACAGATGACCCTGGTCTCCCCTGCCGCAGACTCATGGGACCCACATACCGCCCATTCGACACTGGCGGTCGAAGTCGAGGACGTTGACGCCGCGTACGCCGCAGCCGAGCGCCAGGGGTACCAGGTGGTCTATCCCTTGACCACGGAACCATGGGGAATCCGACGCTTCTTTGTTCAGGCACCCGACGGAAGTGTCATCAACGTCCACAGTCACGTCTGA